Below is a genomic region from Spirosoma radiotolerans.
GAAAATCGACATCGCTAAGCAACATGTCCATTGGCTTTTCCTCCACGTACTGGGGCAGTTTCTTACTGGTTTTCAACGCCTGAATTTTCGACATTGGATCGAAGTCAATCACTTTTCGGCGAAGTAAAAAACCAAAGAAAGCGCGAAGTGTCGCGATTTTCCGGTTTACGGACGATTTATCGGTTTTCCCTTCCACCAGGCTCACGATCCAGGAGCGAACGTGCCGAAAATCAGCAAGTTCGGGTTGGCCGATGTTGCACTCAGTAAGGAGAAACGTGCAAAATTGCTCTAAATCCTTCGTATACGCGGTTAGGGTATGATGGCTGAGTCGTTTTTCGAACCGAATGTGCTGCAGGAAGTCCTGACCCAGTTGTGTTTGATCCATTTGATTCCATTGAGTTTATCAGGTCAAATTTACTCATCTTGCGCTGATGAATCGGCTTAAAGTTACAACTCAACAGACAGGCGCCAATGTTCATGCAAATCCGTGAAATCACAAAAATCCGGATAAAAAAAAGCAGCAAGCATGGCTGCTTACTGCTTCTGTGTCGTGTCATACCATTTGGCGATTCATCCTCGTTGACTGCGCATTCAACGATTCATCCACAACCAACTTCACACCACCAAACAATCCTATTGCTCGGTGTGATTGCCGTACATGCGTTCTTTGTACGTGGCTTTGATGATCTCTGTGCGACGCTTGATGGATGGCTTCTGGAAAGCTGTCCGCGACCGCAACTGCCGCAACACACCCGTCTTCTCAAATTTCTTTTTGAAGCGTTTTAGGGCCTTGTCGATCGACTCGTTGTCTTTTACGTTAATGATAAGCATGTTCTAAATATTCTGTTTTAGCTAAAAACCGGACGGCAAAGGTAATAGATTTGCAACTATGAAACAAGCCATTATCGACTTAGGTACCAATACATTTCATCTGCTGATCGTTGAGAAAAACGGCTCCGCATATACAACTCTGTTTCGGGAAAGCCTGCCCGCCAAAATTGGACAGGCCGGTATCAATCAGGGCTTCATTACCGAGGAGGGCATTGGGCGGGCGTTGGGCGTTCTAACGTACTTCCGGCAGGTGCTCGACCAGCACGGCGTCGATCCGGGTCAGGTGATTGCCACGGGCACGAGTGCCATTCGCGTTGCCCGTAATCAGGCTGAATTCATTGACCGGGTTCGGGAAGCAACCGGCATTCCGATTATCGTTATTTCGGGCGAGCAGGAGGCCGATTATATCTATCAGGGCGTACGGGCAGCGGGTGCACTGGACGAGGCTACCTCACTCGTCATCGATATTGGTGGCGGCAGCGTTGAATTTATTCTGGGCAATCAAGCACGGACGTTCTGGAAACAAAGTTTTGAAATAGGCGGACAGCGTCTGCGGGAACGATTTATGACTACGGACCCGATCAACTCCGGCAGTATTCGTCGGCTCCACGACTATTTTCAGGAAAACTTGCTACCGCTGGCCAATGCGATCCACCAATACCAGCCCACGGTTCTGGTTGGCTCATCGGGTTCGTTCGACACGCTGGTCGATATATGGTCCATGCACGAATACGGTCACCTGCCCAGCTCCGCCCAATCGTCATTTACCTTGCCTGTCAGTGAGTTTTATCGGGTCTATGAACTACTCATCACCCGAAATCATGCTGAGCGGATGCAGATTCCCGGTATGATCGAACTGCGCGTTGATATGATTGTCGTTGCCGTTTGCCTGATCGACTACGTCCTGAAAACCTACGGCATATCACAAATCAGAACCTCCACCTACTCCCTGAAAGAGGGCGTTCTGGCTTCGCTCCAAGGTTAATGGTTTTACCAAACGGCCTCTGTCTGTTTGGTAAAACCTGATCCATATTATCAGAACGGGTAAGTTTATCCGCAAACAAGCTTTTACTTTCTGATACACATCCCTGTCAAACACCTTCGATAAGCCAGTGAGGAAATGAAAGCCGAAACCAACGAACGCTCGTCTTACAGTAACTTAATTTACACGGCCCTCATTATTTCGGCCGTAGCCATAGCCCTTACCTTTCCGGAGCCATTCACCAAAATAGGCGACTTCCCGCTGAAGAAATTGATTGTTCCGCTGCTGCAGATTATTATGCTCGGCATGGGCACAACCATGTCGATTAAAGATTTTGAAGGGGTTATCAAGCAGCCGCGGGCAGTATTTGTGGGTGTCTCGTGTCATTTTCTTATCATGCCTTTGCTGGGATTTACCTTGGCTAATGTCTTCAAGTTTCCGCCCGAAATTGCAGCTGGCGTGGTGCTGATCGGCTGTTCGCCTAGCGGGCTGGCTTCAAATGTGATGTGCTTTATTGCTAAGGCAAACGTGCCCCTGTCCATCACCGTAACAACCTTATCGACCCTGCTGGCCCCTTTCCTGATGCCTGCCCTGATGACGCTGCTGGCGGGCCAGTTTATCGAGATCTCCTTCTTAAAAATGATGGTCGAGATTATGGAGATCGTCATTTTGCCGGTTATAATCGGCCTAGCACTGAACCGTATTTTTCATAAGTCAGCCGTCATTTTAAACCGAATCATGCCCCTGATTTCAATGGCCGGCATTGTCCTGATTGTCGCCATCATTACGGCGGCTGGACGGGATAGTTTACTGACCGTGGGCTGGACATTAGCCCTTTGCGTGTTGATTCATAACCTGACGGGTTTCACCTTGGGCTACTGGAGTGCCCGTATATTCGGTATGGACGAGCAGAGCTGTCGTACCGTCGCTATTGAAGTTGGCTTACAGAACGGCGGATTAGCCTCGGGCATTGCGGTTCAAATGGGCAAAGTAGCTACCGTGGGCCTTGCGCCTGCCCTATTCGGCCCGATTATGAACACAACTGGTTCACTACTGGCTACCTATTGGAGTCAGCATCCACCTAAAGAGGTGCTGGATACTGAAGCAACGCCCATTAAGTCGGTGTCTTCTCAAGATATTTGAGTATTATCTTGTGTTTACTTCTCATGAAAAGCTATTAATCTGATAACCGGCTTAATAGCTTTTTTCGGCCGCCCAAAGTTGCATATACAACTTTGGTGCTTATTTTTACGATATGTACGCCGACCACACTGATAATAATCGCAACTCACCTGAAACCTATTGTGTTGCTGGTCGGCTGCGGATGCTGGCGCGGGTCGTAACGGGACGATACAATGATGCGTTTGTGTCTGAGGGCGTTACGTTTGCACAGGCGGGTTTGCTTATGCGGATTTTTGCCCAACCGGGCGTGCGGCAGGCGGAGTTGTCCAAATTGCTTCAGATTGAAAAATCAGCCATGAGCCGCGATGTCCAGTTGCTCCAGAAAAACGGCTGGCTCACCGATAACCTTCGTAATGGTCTGTTTCTGACTGAGGAAGGTCGGGCGTTAGCCAAACGATGCCACAAAATATGGAAGGTACTCAATGAACAGATTCGCCTGAAACTGGGACCCGATGCCATTGATGGCCTGACGGCTTTTTCGGCTAATGTACTGACTAAACTTTTATCCCCAACTGATTAAACCCTACCACCATGACCACCGAACTCATAACCCAGCTATGGCAATTTAACCAAGGGGCTGCATCAGGCGCCATTCGTAAGCTTACACCCGAAAATTTTAGAAATCGCCTGACACCCGAAACCGCTTCGGCCGGCTTTGTTGCCCTGCATTCTGCCGAGATAATGCACCGGTTAGCGACCATGTTATTCGGACGCGAACTGGGTATTGAACTACAGGCAGTTGGTGGTGTTTCAGACGACGGAAAGCTCCTCGATCTGGCAGCGGTTAAGCAGCTGGTTGAAGATAGTTACGCCATGATTGCTGACCACATTCAGCAAACAAGCGACACGCAATGGGCTGAACGGGTACAATCTCCCTTTGGGGAGGTGTCGCGGCTGCAGCTTCTTACCTTCCTGATGCACCACAACTCCTACCATGCCGGACAAATTGCGCAGGCAATCAAAAAAGGAAAAGAGTTTGCCCTGTGATCTAACAACTGTATCTATCTACTCACTATGACACCCGCTTTTCTGCAAACCAACCGTCGGGAATCGTTCAAATCATGGCGATTTCGTCAATTCATGAACTGGTATCCGATGTATTTCGGAACGGGCGGTAAAATCCTGTTCTGGTCGGGTGACTCACGGGAAGTTCACTTGCGGCTGCGTCGAAATCTGTGGACCTATAATTATGTTGGGACCATTTTTGGCGGCAGTATGTTTGCGGCTGCCGACCCGTTTTACATGCTGATGCTTCTTCGGATTTTGGGCAACCAATACGTGGTCTGGGATAAAACGGGCAGTATCCGCTTTCGAAAACCGGGCCGGCAAACACTGTATGCCCGCTTTGAAATCACCGACGAACAACTGATTACCGTACGGCAGGCCGTGGCAGAAAATGGGCAAACAGAGCAGACCTTTACTTTGCAATGGCTGAATGCTGACGGGGTTGTTCACGCGCAAATCGAACGACTTTGCTACGTTGCCGATAAAAAGCACTACGAAGAACGGAAGAACGACAGACAACAGTCACGGTTTCAACGCTGAGCGCCTATGGCCACCGAACATCACCTGACCGTCCCACGAACGGCCCGTTATTA
It encodes:
- the rpsU gene encoding 30S ribosomal protein S21 codes for the protein MLIINVKDNESIDKALKRFKKKFEKTGVLRQLRSRTAFQKPSIKRRTEIIKATYKERMYGNHTEQ
- a CDS encoding Ppx/GppA phosphatase family protein gives rise to the protein MKQAIIDLGTNTFHLLIVEKNGSAYTTLFRESLPAKIGQAGINQGFITEEGIGRALGVLTYFRQVLDQHGVDPGQVIATGTSAIRVARNQAEFIDRVREATGIPIIVISGEQEADYIYQGVRAAGALDEATSLVIDIGGGSVEFILGNQARTFWKQSFEIGGQRLRERFMTTDPINSGSIRRLHDYFQENLLPLANAIHQYQPTVLVGSSGSFDTLVDIWSMHEYGHLPSSAQSSFTLPVSEFYRVYELLITRNHAERMQIPGMIELRVDMIVVAVCLIDYVLKTYGISQIRTSTYSLKEGVLASLQG
- a CDS encoding bile acid:sodium symporter family protein, whose protein sequence is MKAETNERSSYSNLIYTALIISAVAIALTFPEPFTKIGDFPLKKLIVPLLQIIMLGMGTTMSIKDFEGVIKQPRAVFVGVSCHFLIMPLLGFTLANVFKFPPEIAAGVVLIGCSPSGLASNVMCFIAKANVPLSITVTTLSTLLAPFLMPALMTLLAGQFIEISFLKMMVEIMEIVILPVIIGLALNRIFHKSAVILNRIMPLISMAGIVLIVAIITAAGRDSLLTVGWTLALCVLIHNLTGFTLGYWSARIFGMDEQSCRTVAIEVGLQNGGLASGIAVQMGKVATVGLAPALFGPIMNTTGSLLATYWSQHPPKEVLDTEATPIKSVSSQDI
- a CDS encoding MarR family winged helix-turn-helix transcriptional regulator, producing the protein MYADHTDNNRNSPETYCVAGRLRMLARVVTGRYNDAFVSEGVTFAQAGLLMRIFAQPGVRQAELSKLLQIEKSAMSRDVQLLQKNGWLTDNLRNGLFLTEEGRALAKRCHKIWKVLNEQIRLKLGPDAIDGLTAFSANVLTKLLSPTD
- a CDS encoding DinB family protein, coding for MTTELITQLWQFNQGAASGAIRKLTPENFRNRLTPETASAGFVALHSAEIMHRLATMLFGRELGIELQAVGGVSDDGKLLDLAAVKQLVEDSYAMIADHIQQTSDTQWAERVQSPFGEVSRLQLLTFLMHHNSYHAGQIAQAIKKGKEFAL
- a CDS encoding DUF4442 domain-containing protein; protein product: MTPAFLQTNRRESFKSWRFRQFMNWYPMYFGTGGKILFWSGDSREVHLRLRRNLWTYNYVGTIFGGSMFAAADPFYMLMLLRILGNQYVVWDKTGSIRFRKPGRQTLYARFEITDEQLITVRQAVAENGQTEQTFTLQWLNADGVVHAQIERLCYVADKKHYEERKNDRQQSRFQR